The following proteins are encoded in a genomic region of Brachypodium distachyon strain Bd21 chromosome 1, Brachypodium_distachyon_v3.0, whole genome shotgun sequence:
- the LOC100834356 gene encoding uncharacterized protein LOC100834356 isoform X1, which translates to MENLNVKLHKKYTGLKKRKLLDDDGLRKRELEMLEELKKMAGEVQNLRDENDRLRDELIDKEKQLAETRILVVDREQQLSETQTLLVEETSKTKEFETEILRLKSLFAEKNDTDNYTTPVSPATIPEVVIQNQTPVSPAKRTPKSNRANKVPSSANAIVRPSNFHNEATELDCCRRDMHISGNGNEESSSCVYHMLAESLVGMKLSLKNEMEGFSLSFYHESSGYNFTLTWLEQPHGGEWAYSYSSLGTLERVALKWLKVQNIRFSMTMCPVFFQRILRLLGQVY; encoded by the exons ATGGAGAACCTCAACGTCAAGCTCCATAAAAAGTACACCGGCCTCAAG AAGCGGAAGCTGCTCGACGACGATGGGCTCCGGAAGCGGGAGCTGGAGATGTTGGAAG agctgaagaagatggcaGGCGAGGTCCAGAACCTCCGGGACGAGAACGACCGCCTCCGCGACGAGCT GATCGACAAAGAGAAGCAGCTCGCGGAGACGCGGATACTTGTAGTGGATAGGGAGCAGCAACTTTCAGAGACCCAAACACTTTTAGTGGAAGAGACTAGCAAGA CAAAGGAGTTTGAAACTGAGATTTTGAGGCTTAAGAGTCTGTTTGCTGAGAAGAATGATACAGATAATTATACAACTCCGGTGTCTCCTGCGACAATACCGGAAGTGGTCATACAGAATCAAACTCCAGTTTCGCCTGCAAAAAGGACACCAAAGTCGAACAGAGCGAACAAAGTACCGTCCAGCGCAAATGccattgtccgtcctagtaaCTTTCACAATGAAGCTACGGAG CTGGACTGCTGTAGAAGAGATATGCACATCTCAG GGAATGGGAACGAGGAAAGTTCTAGTTGTGTGTATCATATGCTGGCTGAATCTTTAGTTGGCATGAAATTATCATTGAAGAATGAAATGGAAGGATTTTCACTTTCATTTTATCATGAATCTAGCG GTTATAATTTCACTCTTACATGGTTAGAGCAACCTCATGGTGGTGAATGGGCCTACAGTTACTCTTCACTGGGCACGTTGGAGAGGGTCGCTTTGAAGTGGCTGAAAGTACAGAACATAAGGTTCAGCATGACCATGTGCCCTGTGTTCTTTCAGCGGATATTGCGACTACTTGGACAAGTCTACTAA
- the LOC100834356 gene encoding uncharacterized protein LOC100834356 isoform X2 yields the protein MENLNVKLHKKYTGLKKRKLLDDDGLRKRELEMLEELKKMAGEVQNLRDENDRLRDELIDKEKQLAETRILVVDREQQLSETQTLLVEETSKTKEFETEILRLKSLFAEKNDTDNYTTPVSPATIPEVVIQNQTPVSPAKRTPKSNRANKVPSSANAIVRPSNFHNEATELDCCRRDMHISGNGNEESSSCVYHMLAESLVGMKLSLKNEMEGFSLSFYHESSGTCKHQFSCYFGTTRL from the exons ATGGAGAACCTCAACGTCAAGCTCCATAAAAAGTACACCGGCCTCAAG AAGCGGAAGCTGCTCGACGACGATGGGCTCCGGAAGCGGGAGCTGGAGATGTTGGAAG agctgaagaagatggcaGGCGAGGTCCAGAACCTCCGGGACGAGAACGACCGCCTCCGCGACGAGCT GATCGACAAAGAGAAGCAGCTCGCGGAGACGCGGATACTTGTAGTGGATAGGGAGCAGCAACTTTCAGAGACCCAAACACTTTTAGTGGAAGAGACTAGCAAGA CAAAGGAGTTTGAAACTGAGATTTTGAGGCTTAAGAGTCTGTTTGCTGAGAAGAATGATACAGATAATTATACAACTCCGGTGTCTCCTGCGACAATACCGGAAGTGGTCATACAGAATCAAACTCCAGTTTCGCCTGCAAAAAGGACACCAAAGTCGAACAGAGCGAACAAAGTACCGTCCAGCGCAAATGccattgtccgtcctagtaaCTTTCACAATGAAGCTACGGAG CTGGACTGCTGTAGAAGAGATATGCACATCTCAG GGAATGGGAACGAGGAAAGTTCTAGTTGTGTGTATCATATGCTGGCTGAATCTTTAGTTGGCATGAAATTATCATTGAAGAATGAAATGGAAGGATTTTCACTTTCATTTTATCATGAATCTAGCGGTACATGCAAACACCAATTCTCGTGTTATTTTGGTACAACACG GTTATAA
- the LOC100834658 gene encoding myosin-binding protein 1: protein MAPKTRTSMTQRSQHFSALLSSAILEWVLMLLLLLEGLLSYLVTAFARLCKLQPPCPMCTRLDHVFGETRPGYYRSLMCNSHKAEASSWAFCHIHQNLVDVHSMCEACVLSFATDNKSNLETYRSLAGKLGAGIGGTGCGHGFSFSSASEAKLMEEDALCSCCSRPLGVRYSCPFVVLQRKDSGVGEICGDVLADRHTDDDEINHVMYSKLKTSDSESEPQQGNVRCSMEEDRAVAADNLKEDFTSSHAQTKIKDGNAEDEVARHSELTQVQNGVSDRKHSEDSRELSNLKPNIQSNDLPRKDDAEQIIEEPHTGDKPEDDVWHNALGSTEELPGTDDDNSAETKAASVEPIPEFSDRTTRQDSFRVHQQDLKLLLTQISTSSRAPDSSTGFADSPTMHESQHEQEAILRNISRALSLERSSSGVSDAGGGVFFNGAAEAYCGGDAVDRLKRQVELDRKSMALLWAELEEERGAAAVAASQAMAMITRLQEEKAAARTEAAQCRRAMEERSAYDDREREGAAAVRGLEAEVEACWAMLRELAAIDEIRDQMRLPRRRFRREGAREPGGSGSAGGGDGFAGFGDESACISEQLRGITSELFRLSNDSRFVGAPGFAAEEEEEGDDGEEEEAETWAPGRRVRNGNSFTKWQRLQSTGNNGSMQVEVGMAELQKEISELGWRLRALEADRSSFHTT, encoded by the exons ATGGCTCCAAAAACAAGGACAAGTATGACTCAGAGATCTCAACACTTCTCTGCACTGCTATCTTCAGCGATCCTCGAATGGGTTCTGATGCTTCTGTTGCTGCTTGAGGGGCTACTGTCCTATCTGGTGACGGCATTCGCACGCCTTTGCAAGCTCCAGCCGCCATGTCCAATGTGCACGCGACTCGATCATGTCTTTGGCGAGACGCGTCCGGGCTATTACCGTAGCCTGATGTGCAATTCTCACAAGGCAGAGGCATCATCCTGGGCCTTCTGCCACATTCACCAAAATCTTGTTGATGTCCACAGCATGTGTGAGGCTTGCGTTCTTTCGTTTGCCACCGATAACAAGTCGAACCTTGAGACGTACCGGTCCTTGGCAGGGAAACTCGGTGCTGGGATCGGCGGCACGGGTTGCGGGCATGGCTTCAGTTTTAGTAGTGCGTCTGAAGCAAAACTCATGGAAGAAGATGCTTTGTGTTCGTGCTGCTCGAGGCCATTGGGAGTCAGGTACTCCTGCCCTTTTGTGGTTCTTCAGAGAAAAGACAGCGGCGTTGGTGAGATTTGTGGAGATGTTTTGGCAGATCGGCATACTGATGACGATGAGATCAATCATGTCATGTATAGCAAACTGAAGACATCTGACTCTGAATCAGAACCCCAACAGGGTAATGTTAGATGTTCGATGGAGGAGGATCGAGCTGTCGCTGCCGATAATTTGAAGGAAGACTTTACTTCCAGTCATGCACAAACAAAGATTAAAGATGGCAATGCAGAGGACGAAGTAGCCAGGCACTCCGAGCTGACACAAGTTCAGAATGGTGTTTCAGACAGAAAACATTCTGAAGATTCAAGAGAGTTGTCCAACTTGAAACCAAACATTCAGTCAAACGACCTCCCCAGAAAAGATGATGCTGAGCAAATCATCGAAGAGCCTCACACTGGAG ATAAACCAGAAGATGATGTTTGGCACAATGCTCTTGGCTCCACCGAAGAGTTACCAGGAACTGACGATGATAATTCAGCTGAAACCAAAGCCGCATCAGTTGAACCGATACCTGAATTCTCTGACAGAACCACTCGGCAGGACTCATTCAGAGTTCATCAACAAGACCTGAAGCTGCTGCTCACACAAATTTCCACATCTTCCCGGGCACCCGATTCCTCCACAGGCTTCGCCGACAGCCCTACCATGCATGAATCACAACATGAACAAGAAGCCATACTGCGCAACATCTCCAGAGCACTCTCCCTGGAGAGGAGCTCCTCAGGCGTCtctgacgccggcggcggcgtgttCTTCAATGGAGCCGCCGAAGCATATTGCGGGGGCGATGCGGTGGACAGGCTGAAGAGGCAGGTGGAGCTGGACCGCAAGTCCATGGCGCTCCTGTgggcggagctggaggaggagcggggcgcggccgcggtggcggcgagccaGGCGATGGCGATGATCACGAGGCtgcaggaggagaaggcggcggcgcggacggaggcggcgcagTGCCGGAGGGCCATGGAGGAGCGGAGCGCGTACGACGACCGCGAGCgcgagggcgccgccgccgtgcgggGCCTCGAGGCCGAGGTGGAGGCGTGCTGGGCCATGCTCAGGGAACTGGCGGCCATCGACGAGATCCGCGACCAGATGcggctcccgcgccgccgtttCCGGAGAGAAGGCGCGCGCGAGCCCGGCGGGTCCGGATCGGCCGGGGGTGGAGATGGATTCGCCGGATTTGGGGACGAGAGCGCGTGTATCTCGGAGCAGCTTAGGGGGATCACGAGCGAGCTCTTCCGGTTGTCGAACGACAGCCGGTTCGTCGGAGCGCCGGGCTTCGCtgccgaagaagaagaggagggcgatgatggcgaggaggaggaggcagaaaCTTGGGCTCCCGGGAGGCGTGTGAGGAACGGCAACAGCTTCACGAAATGGCAGCGGCTTCAGTCCACGGGCAACAATGGCTCGATGCAAGTCGAGGTCGGCATGGCTGAACTGCAGAAGGAGATCTCCGAGCTCGGCTGGAGGCTGCGGGCGCTGGAAGCGGACCGCAGCTCCTTCCATACGACATAG
- the LOC100829627 gene encoding protein WVD2-like 1 — MAANGESGAGAGDASAAARRRWDLTSKGAENIPMVKEAVEMSTDEEPDGVVICPPDANTGDCDEVISGNHHDSSPEAQVACVEPVMGGDTQEDKRVNQDSLKLIDQEDSAPPKSPTKPSMSGSERSKRTIPQPFTLSTQRRTSGGGNGDVAHPSNGGEKSGHRSSSSPASLIKKSTPVAPKKTSQPDHTFHPQEEDSCSVTSSTTTSTRAGKTKTTVAFAPSFVCDDRADKRKEFYTKLEEKHKALEAEKDQAETRKKDEQEAALKQLRKSLVIRAKPMPSFYQEGPPPKAELKKVPPTRAKSPKFTRRKSYGDTPPNGEAATTSAASHRSHRHSIGNPKDANKAQCSPKNGVAAKTRSVKPVS, encoded by the exons GCCCGGAGGCGGTGGGATCTCACGAGTAAAGGGGCGGAGAACAT ACCAATGGTGAAGGAGGCTGTGGAAATGTCGACAGATGAAGAACCAGACGGTGTTGTTATATGCCCACCAGATGCTAACACTGGTGATTGCGATGAAGTTATTAGTGGCAATCATCATGATAGTTCTCCAGAGGCCCAAGTAGCTTGTGTAGAACCGGTCATGGGCGGAGACACCCAGGAAGACAAGCGTGTAAACCAAGATTCACTGAAGTTGATCGATCAAGAGGATTCTGCTCCACCTAAGTCACCAACAAAGCCTAGTATGTCTGGATCAGAGAGGTCTAAGCGTACAATTCCTCAACCATTCACACTTTCAACTCAAAGAAGGACTTCTGGAGGTGGAAATGGTGATGTGGCTCATCCATCAAATGGTGGAGAAAAATCTGGGCATAGAAGTAGCTCCTCTCCAGCAAGCTTGATAAAGAAG AGTACTCCAGTGGCACCCAAGAAGACTTCACAGCCTGACCATACATTTCACCCTCAAGAAGAAGATTCCTGTTCTGTGACTTCTTC AACCACAACTTCAACAAGAGCTGGCAAAACTAAGACAACTGTTGCCTTTGCCCCTTCATTTGTATGTGACGACCGTGCTGACAAGAGGAAGGAG TTCTACACGAAACTAGAAGAGAAACACAAAGCTTTGGAAGCTGAGAAGGACCAGGCTGAAACAAGGAAAAAG GATGAGCAAGAAGCGGCTTTAAAACAACTAAGGAAGTCCTTGGTCATTAGAGCTAAACCCATGCCAAGCTTCTACCAAGAAGGGCCCCCTCCAAAGGCTGAGCTCAAGAAG GTGCCTCCAACACGTGCGAAATCACCAAAGTTTACAAGGAGAAAGAGCTACGGTGATACTCCGCCAAACGGAGAGGCAGCCACCACCAGCGCAGCATCTCATCGGTCACATCGTCACAGCATTGGGAACCCTAAAGATGCCAACAAAGCGCAATGCTCGCCAAAGAATGGTGTAGCTGCAAAGACCAGATCTGTCAAACCTGTGAGCTGA